Proteins encoded within one genomic window of Aurantiacibacter spongiae:
- the rsmH gene encoding 16S rRNA (cytosine(1402)-N(4))-methyltransferase RsmH, with product MTPAPAPHVPVLLDEVIRELDPRPGDVIIDATFGAGGYTRAILDAGATVHAFDRDPDAIAAGAQWPETREVPPRLVLHARRFSEMVEAMEEAGIAQVDGIAMDIGVSSMQLDRAERGFAFSSDGPLDMTMDRTRPNAADFVNDADEAAIADVLYTFGEERQSRRVARAIVAARPLTTTGELAAVVRKALGHRPGQPKDPATRSFQAIRIHVNGELDELRRGLAAAERLLKEGGRLAVVSFHSLEDRIVKTFLRDAANVSPRGSRHLPEAKDTPSPRFGHLTKAIRPSAAEIDRNPRARSSTLRAATRTAAPAREHAA from the coding sequence GTGACCCCCGCGCCGGCGCCCCACGTTCCCGTCCTGCTGGACGAGGTGATCCGCGAACTCGATCCGCGGCCCGGCGATGTCATCATCGATGCGACCTTCGGGGCAGGGGGCTACACCCGCGCCATCCTCGACGCCGGGGCCACCGTGCACGCCTTCGACCGCGACCCGGACGCGATCGCCGCGGGCGCCCAGTGGCCCGAAACGCGGGAGGTTCCCCCGCGACTCGTGCTGCATGCGCGCCGCTTTTCCGAGATGGTCGAGGCCATGGAGGAGGCCGGCATCGCGCAGGTCGACGGCATCGCGATGGACATCGGCGTATCCTCCATGCAGCTCGACCGCGCCGAACGCGGCTTCGCCTTTTCCAGCGACGGCCCGCTCGACATGACAATGGATCGCACCCGGCCCAACGCAGCGGACTTCGTCAACGACGCCGACGAGGCCGCGATCGCCGACGTGCTGTACACCTTTGGCGAGGAGCGGCAGTCGCGCCGCGTCGCGCGCGCCATCGTCGCCGCGCGTCCGCTGACCACCACGGGCGAACTGGCCGCGGTGGTGCGAAAGGCGCTCGGCCATCGCCCCGGCCAGCCGAAAGACCCGGCGACGCGCAGCTTCCAGGCAATCCGCATCCACGTGAACGGCGAACTGGACGAACTGCGCCGCGGCCTGGCTGCGGCCGAAAGGTTGCTGAAGGAAGGTGGCCGGCTGGCCGTCGTCAGCTTTCACAGCCTGGAAGACCGCATCGTGAAGACCTTTCTCCGGGATGCCGCGAACGTTTCCCCTCGCGGTTCCCGGCACCTGCCCGAAGCGAAGGATACCCCGTCCCCCCGCTTCGGGCATCTTACCAAGGCGATCCGGCCCTCCGCCGCCGAGATCGACCGCAACCCGCGTGCGCGCTCTTCCACGCTGCGCGCCGCGACACGCACCGCAGCGCCGGCAAGGGAGCATGCCGCATGA
- a CDS encoding UDP-N-acetylmuramoyl-L-alanyl-D-glutamate--2,6-diaminopimelate ligase, producing the protein MRLADLARLLNLDAVSAGDTHVTGFAIDHRKVAPGNVFGAFPGTKVNGEDFIQAAVANGAVAVVARPQAQVPGALHLASERPRRAFAELASRFFRPTPETVVAVTGTNGKTSTVEMTRQLWHMCGLRAASIGTLGVTTPDESVSTGLTTPDIVTFLSNMTGLAREGVTHVAYEASSHGLSQFRNEGLPVKAGAFTNLSRDHLDYHADMEDYFAAKMRLFAEVLDDGGTAVIWADDDWSQRVMDVARERGLTLFTVGEQGEDIRIAAREATQLGQELRVEHRGDTHTIRLPLIGAYQVANALTAAGLALASGSDAAQVFDALARMQPVRGRLERAVIAPSGAPVYVDYAHTPDALAAAIKALRPHVAGRLVTVFGAGGDRDKGKRAPMGEVASRLSDAVVVTDDNPRGEDPAAIRAAVMEGAGDNAQDMGDRRAAIGHAIQMAGCDDIVLIAGKGHETGQVVGSGDDARTLPFDDVEVARECAAKINANDRDTDR; encoded by the coding sequence ATGCGGCTCGCCGATCTCGCCCGTCTGTTGAACCTCGATGCGGTTTCCGCCGGGGATACGCACGTGACCGGTTTCGCGATCGACCATCGCAAGGTCGCCCCCGGCAACGTCTTCGGAGCCTTTCCCGGGACGAAGGTGAATGGCGAGGATTTCATCCAGGCCGCCGTCGCCAACGGCGCGGTGGCGGTCGTCGCCCGGCCGCAGGCGCAGGTGCCGGGCGCGCTGCATCTCGCCAGCGAACGTCCGCGCCGCGCCTTCGCCGAACTGGCCAGCCGCTTCTTTCGCCCGACCCCGGAAACGGTGGTGGCGGTTACGGGGACCAACGGAAAGACCTCGACGGTCGAGATGACGCGCCAGCTCTGGCACATGTGCGGGCTGCGCGCGGCGAGCATCGGCACGCTCGGCGTCACCACGCCCGACGAAAGCGTATCCACCGGGCTGACGACGCCCGACATCGTCACCTTCCTGTCCAACATGACCGGGCTGGCGCGCGAGGGCGTGACCCACGTCGCCTACGAAGCGAGCAGCCACGGCCTCAGCCAGTTCCGCAACGAGGGACTCCCGGTGAAGGCGGGCGCGTTCACCAATCTGTCGCGCGATCATCTCGACTATCACGCCGACATGGAAGATTATTTCGCCGCCAAGATGCGCCTGTTCGCAGAGGTGCTGGATGATGGCGGCACGGCGGTGATCTGGGCGGACGATGACTGGTCGCAGCGCGTCATGGACGTGGCGCGCGAGCGCGGGCTGACGCTGTTCACTGTGGGGGAGCAGGGCGAGGACATCCGCATCGCCGCGCGGGAGGCGACGCAGCTGGGACAGGAACTGCGCGTCGAGCATCGCGGCGATACCCATACGATCCGGCTGCCGCTGATCGGTGCGTACCAGGTCGCCAACGCCCTCACCGCCGCGGGTCTCGCATTGGCGAGCGGCAGCGACGCGGCGCAGGTGTTCGACGCACTGGCGCGGATGCAACCCGTGCGCGGCCGGCTCGAACGGGCGGTGATCGCGCCTTCGGGCGCGCCGGTCTATGTCGATTACGCCCATACGCCCGACGCGCTCGCCGCGGCGATCAAGGCCCTGCGGCCGCATGTGGCGGGGCGGCTCGTCACCGTGTTCGGTGCCGGCGGGGACCGCGACAAGGGCAAGCGTGCGCCGATGGGCGAAGTCGCCTCGCGCCTGTCCGATGCGGTCGTTGTGACGGACGACAACCCGCGCGGGGAGGACCCCGCCGCCATCCGCGCCGCCGTGATGGAGGGAGCCGGGGACAACGCGCAGGACATGGGTGACCGCCGCGCCGCGATAGGCCACGCGATCCAGATGGCGGGATGCGACGATATCGTGCTGATCGCGGGCAAGGGGCACGAGACCGGGCAGGTCGTCGGCAGCGGCGACGATGCGCGTACCCTGCCTTTCGATGATGTCGAAGTCGCGCGCGAATGCGCCGCGAAGATCAACGCCAACGACCGGGATACGGACAGATGA
- a CDS encoding S9 family peptidase, whose translation MTATDTAAARVSDVELILRDHLFGNPTRSGGKISPDGKWVSWMAPWEGVMNVFMAPFDDHGDARRMTSATDRPIPMYLWAPDSRSILYIRDKAGDENFLLYQVGLDGKEEKCLTPFEGARVGLVGGSETIKDRLLVGINDRDPRFHDVFMLNLTTGELDLVFQNDEWAGFEADDSLTLRWAMRQNASGGTDMHEITDGEVAEEPTESTGLDDALTTAMAGYTTDGNTLYWLDSRGRDTAALFAQDTRTGERRLIAEHPKADIGSTLRHSQTGEVQAWSATYLRTEHHAIDPGIGKALDWLRERLDGDFGVQSRTDDDRRWLVWNDPLTTPIKSYLFDRDARTLTEFYTTRPELDGAPLQPMHATEIRSRDGLALPSYLTLPPGSDPDGDGVPEEPVPLVLDVHGGPWARDTYGFDRNHQWLANRGYGVLNVNFRGSTGFGKSFINAGNREWAAKMHDDLIDAVEWAVGHGIADREKIAIMGGSYGGYATLVGLTFTPEVFACGVDIVGPSNLETLLETIPPYWEPLVKQFHERMGDPTTEEGREFLRSISPLYRAGEIVKPLLIGQGANDPRVKQAESDQIVSAMERDGVPVTYVLFPDEGHGFARPENNIAFNAITENFLAQYLGGRAEPVGDTLSASTAEIRAGREIVGMAD comes from the coding sequence ATGACCGCCACCGATACCGCCGCCGCCCGCGTTTCCGACGTCGAGCTGATCCTGCGCGATCACCTGTTCGGCAATCCCACGCGCTCGGGCGGGAAGATCAGTCCGGACGGCAAGTGGGTCAGCTGGATGGCGCCGTGGGAAGGCGTGATGAACGTGTTCATGGCCCCGTTCGACGATCACGGCGACGCGCGCCGGATGACGAGCGCGACGGACCGCCCGATACCGATGTATCTGTGGGCGCCCGACAGCCGCTCCATCCTGTACATCCGCGACAAGGCGGGAGACGAGAACTTCCTGCTCTACCAGGTCGGTCTGGACGGCAAAGAGGAGAAGTGCCTGACCCCGTTCGAGGGCGCGCGGGTCGGCCTGGTGGGCGGGTCCGAAACGATCAAGGACCGTCTGCTCGTCGGCATCAACGACCGCGATCCGCGCTTCCACGATGTCTTCATGCTCAACCTGACGACCGGCGAACTCGACCTCGTGTTCCAGAACGACGAATGGGCCGGGTTCGAGGCAGATGACAGCCTCACCCTGCGCTGGGCGATGCGCCAGAATGCGTCGGGCGGCACCGACATGCACGAGATCACCGATGGCGAAGTGGCCGAGGAGCCGACCGAGAGCACCGGTCTCGACGATGCGCTGACCACGGCGATGGCGGGCTACACCACCGATGGCAACACGCTCTACTGGCTCGACAGCCGGGGCCGCGATACCGCCGCCCTGTTCGCGCAGGATACGCGGACCGGGGAGCGCCGGTTGATCGCCGAGCATCCCAAGGCCGATATCGGAAGCACGCTTCGCCATTCGCAGACGGGGGAGGTGCAGGCGTGGAGCGCCACCTATCTGCGCACCGAGCATCATGCCATCGACCCCGGGATCGGCAAGGCGCTGGACTGGCTGCGCGAGCGGCTCGACGGCGATTTCGGCGTGCAGTCGCGCACCGATGACGATCGCCGCTGGCTGGTCTGGAACGATCCGCTGACCACGCCCATCAAGTCCTACCTGTTCGACCGCGACGCCCGGACGCTGACCGAATTCTACACCACGCGGCCCGAACTCGACGGCGCGCCGCTCCAGCCGATGCACGCGACCGAGATCCGCTCGCGCGACGGGCTGGCCCTGCCGAGCTACCTGACACTGCCGCCCGGCAGCGATCCCGATGGCGACGGTGTTCCGGAAGAGCCGGTACCGCTCGTTCTCGACGTGCACGGCGGGCCGTGGGCGCGCGACACCTACGGCTTCGACCGCAACCACCAGTGGCTCGCCAATCGCGGCTATGGCGTGCTCAACGTCAATTTCCGCGGATCGACCGGTTTCGGCAAGAGCTTCATCAACGCCGGCAATCGCGAATGGGCGGCGAAGATGCACGACGACCTGATCGACGCGGTGGAGTGGGCCGTCGGCCACGGTATCGCCGACCGCGAGAAGATCGCCATCATGGGCGGTTCCTACGGCGGTTACGCGACGCTGGTCGGTCTGACCTTCACGCCCGAGGTCTTCGCCTGCGGCGTCGATATCGTGGGGCCTTCCAACCTCGAGACGCTGCTGGAAACGATTCCCCCCTACTGGGAGCCGCTGGTGAAGCAGTTTCACGAACGCATGGGCGATCCGACCACCGAGGAGGGGCGCGAGTTCCTCAGGAGCATCAGCCCGCTCTACCGCGCCGGGGAGATCGTGAAACCGCTGCTGATCGGCCAGGGGGCCAACGATCCCCGGGTCAAGCAGGCCGAGAGCGATCAGATCGTATCGGCGATGGAGCGCGACGGCGTACCCGTCACCTACGTCCTCTTCCCGGACGAGGGCCACGGCTTCGCCAGGCCCGAAAACAACATCGCCTTCAACGCCATAACCGAGAATTTCCTGGCCCAGTATCTCGGCGGCCGGGCCGAACCGGTGGGCGATACGCTGTCGGCCTCGACGGCAGAGATACGCGCGGGCAGGGAAATCGTGGGGATGGCCGACTGA
- a CDS encoding Gldg family protein gives MKSSIPMLIVQSRCVPDLAGLVAAALLAFGGGSAAAQDVVIGAPVEEAEVAPPSLGLMGTIPIYWGEAAGLEEMLAGTARPHWARPVIARDFTLQPVDYLSGQALAGFDRLLLAQPRGLTAEENVALDAWVRGGGRLLLFADPMMTGESRFAIGDRRRPQDVALLSPILRHWGLELLFDPEQDGEMAMREFAGTNIPVALSGTFAVHGSDFARCALFAADMVARCTVGAGEALIVADAALLDLDGPHDGAPAALRRLLAEGLGISRDNGDGSATAGAKGARNRPRDPHSMAQVRRAESP, from the coding sequence GTGAAGTCGTCGATCCCGATGCTGATCGTGCAGAGCCGCTGCGTCCCTGATCTTGCGGGGCTTGTCGCCGCCGCGCTGCTCGCCTTTGGCGGGGGAAGCGCCGCTGCGCAGGATGTCGTCATCGGCGCTCCGGTCGAAGAGGCCGAGGTCGCGCCGCCGTCGCTTGGATTGATGGGGACGATACCGATCTACTGGGGCGAGGCGGCGGGGCTGGAGGAGATGCTTGCCGGCACTGCGCGGCCGCACTGGGCGCGTCCGGTGATCGCGCGCGACTTTACCCTGCAACCGGTCGATTACCTGTCCGGGCAAGCGCTTGCCGGCTTCGACCGCCTGCTGCTGGCCCAGCCGCGCGGCCTGACCGCGGAAGAGAACGTGGCGCTCGATGCCTGGGTGCGCGGCGGGGGGCGCCTGCTGCTGTTCGCCGATCCGATGATGACCGGCGAATCGCGTTTTGCGATCGGTGACAGGCGACGCCCGCAGGACGTGGCGTTGCTTTCTCCCATCCTCCGTCACTGGGGGCTCGAACTGCTGTTCGACCCGGAACAGGACGGCGAAATGGCCATGCGGGAATTTGCGGGAACGAACATCCCCGTGGCGCTATCCGGCACGTTCGCGGTGCATGGCAGCGATTTCGCGCGATGTGCGCTTTTCGCGGCCGATATGGTGGCGCGCTGCACGGTGGGCGCGGGGGAAGCGCTGATCGTGGCGGACGCGGCGCTGCTCGATCTGGACGGGCCGCACGACGGCGCGCCAGCCGCGCTCCGGCGGCTGTTGGCAGAAGGGTTGGGGATTTCGCGGGACAATGGCGACGGGTCCGCTACGGCGGGCGCGAAAGGCGCGCGGAACCGCCCTCGCGACCCGCATTCGATGGCGCAGGTCAGACGAGCGGAAAGTCCATAA
- a CDS encoding 2Fe-2S iron-sulfur cluster-binding protein has protein sequence MPTLTVVTRSGEETSVEVEDGLTVMEAIRDNGFDELLALCGGCCSCATCHVHVDPAFKDRLPDMSEDEDDLLDSSDHRNENSRLGCQIPFTPALDGLKVRIAEED, from the coding sequence ATGCCCACACTCACCGTCGTCACCCGCTCGGGCGAGGAAACCAGCGTCGAGGTCGAAGACGGTTTGACCGTGATGGAAGCGATCCGCGACAACGGGTTCGATGAATTGCTGGCACTGTGCGGCGGGTGCTGTTCCTGCGCGACGTGCCACGTCCACGTGGACCCGGCCTTCAAGGATCGGCTGCCGGACATGAGCGAGGACGAGGACGACCTGCTCGATTCGAGCGATCACCGGAACGAGAATTCGCGGCTCGGCTGCCAGATACCGTTCACGCCCGCCCTTGACGGTCTGAAGGTACGGATCGCCGAGGAGGATTGA
- a CDS encoding division/cell wall cluster transcriptional repressor MraZ yields the protein MADRPSGYRGQGFSLRGEKGRYVLPPSFRKVFADNNDERVLCLAKHEKYPCLTAFGLSRTDGFEDQLDKEEESAIRRGVDFDRDLRSMQLWGFTEVPFDSSGRFILPDHLSDLGGLADAIYFQGGGQFITLWDPRRLQAMGAGFENAQAACRTMAADADAKGARGKRK from the coding sequence GTGGCGGATCGGCCTTCAGGCTACAGGGGACAGGGCTTTTCGCTTCGCGGCGAGAAGGGTCGCTATGTCCTGCCACCCAGCTTCCGCAAGGTGTTCGCCGACAATAACGACGAACGCGTCCTGTGCCTCGCCAAGCACGAGAAATATCCATGCCTGACCGCGTTCGGCCTGTCGCGCACCGACGGGTTCGAGGACCAGCTCGACAAGGAAGAGGAAAGCGCGATTCGCCGCGGCGTGGACTTCGACCGCGATCTGCGCTCCATGCAGCTGTGGGGGTTTACCGAGGTTCCGTTCGATTCCTCGGGTCGCTTCATATTGCCCGATCATCTGTCCGATCTGGGCGGGCTCGCCGATGCCATCTACTTCCAGGGCGGCGGGCAGTTCATCACGCTCTGGGATCCCCGGCGCCTGCAGGCGATGGGCGCAGGGTTCGAGAACGCGCAGGCCGCATGCCGCACGATGGCCGCCGATGCAGACGCCAAGGGCGCAAGGGGAAAGCGCAAGTGA
- a CDS encoding DNA-3-methyladenine glycosylase family protein: MGLAAQDLRGDLDAVAAIEPRIATALERAGYPEERIRPKGYRTLLRTIVGQQVSVAAAASVWAKLEAELGEDMPPRDLLARDFDTLRGCGLSRQKQGYARSLCELVTTGQIDLANLPADDEDAIAALTAIKGIGRWSAEIYLLFAEGRRDIWPAGDLAVMAGIGCIMGLEERPDEKATRALAEPWRPHRSAVAIFTWHCYNNPAL, encoded by the coding sequence ATGGGTCTGGCGGCGCAGGACTTACGCGGCGATCTCGATGCGGTCGCCGCGATCGAACCCCGGATCGCGACCGCGCTGGAGCGTGCCGGCTATCCCGAGGAACGCATCCGCCCGAAAGGATATCGCACGCTCTTGCGCACCATCGTGGGGCAGCAGGTTAGCGTCGCCGCCGCCGCCAGCGTCTGGGCGAAGCTGGAAGCGGAACTGGGGGAGGACATGCCGCCCCGCGACCTTCTGGCCCGCGATTTCGACACCCTGCGCGGCTGCGGCCTGTCCCGGCAGAAGCAGGGCTACGCCCGGTCGCTGTGCGAACTGGTGACGACGGGACAGATCGACCTCGCCAACCTGCCCGCCGATGACGAGGACGCCATCGCCGCCCTCACCGCGATCAAGGGGATCGGGCGCTGGTCGGCGGAGATATACCTGCTGTTCGCGGAAGGTCGCCGCGACATCTGGCCGGCGGGCGATCTTGCCGTAATGGCCGGGATCGGTTGCATCATGGGCCTGGAGGAACGCCCGGATGAGAAGGCCACCCGCGCACTGGCCGAACCCTGGCGGCCGCACCGCAGCGCGGTCGCGATCTTCACCTGGCACTGCTACAACAATCCGGCACTGTAG
- a CDS encoding peptidoglycan D,D-transpeptidase FtsI family protein, producing MTAFAVPHGFAATPAGRIDYRRHALLVARLRLLLVAAVFVFLGLAAFARIAWIGTVEPGPARHSMADQLLPPRGEIVDRNGVPLARAFPAYALWFNPRAMELGGDGGPPLVKSAGEVARELKAIFPDLDEYEVREKLSSGRAGYLRRRVLPRDANKVMAIGELALELPREEDRHYPQGAMAAHVMGYVAADGHGRVGMEAVLDEQLTDPARRATPVALSIDTRVQGALEDELRRGMLAVNAVGAAGVVLDVDTGEVMALASLPEFDPNHIDAEGQSRMFNRVTNQVYELGSTFKPLTVAAAIDSGKVTNLARRYPANRPIAIGGFHIRDSHTIGASLNVPEMLIHSSNIVTAQIVDEVGAGTLKRYMEDLGMNERPYIELPARGFPIWPSGDWPRLRAMTVGYGHGIAVTPLHLASAYAAMVNGGVWRPATLRKLAPGQAPRGRRVFKASTSARMNQLLRMIAVYGTGRNADAPGFRVGGKTGSAEKPGAGGYRRSTLVSTFAAAFPMDRPRYVVIAMLDEPQGTVASSFQRTAAWNAAPIVGRLVPRIGPQLGVLPDADRDIDLSDLEPLVGHD from the coding sequence ATGACCGCCTTCGCCGTCCCGCACGGCTTCGCCGCCACACCGGCGGGCCGCATCGACTATCGCCGGCATGCGTTGCTGGTCGCACGGCTGCGACTGCTGCTGGTCGCCGCGGTTTTCGTGTTCCTTGGCTTGGCCGCCTTCGCGCGTATCGCCTGGATCGGCACGGTGGAACCCGGCCCCGCCCGGCATTCGATGGCCGACCAGCTGCTGCCTCCGCGCGGGGAGATCGTCGATCGCAACGGCGTGCCGCTCGCGCGGGCCTTCCCCGCCTATGCGCTGTGGTTCAATCCGCGCGCGATGGAACTGGGCGGCGATGGCGGGCCGCCGCTCGTGAAGAGTGCGGGCGAGGTGGCCCGTGAACTGAAGGCGATCTTCCCCGACCTGGACGAATACGAAGTGCGCGAGAAGCTGTCCTCGGGCCGCGCGGGCTATCTGCGCCGCCGCGTGCTGCCGCGCGATGCCAACAAGGTCATGGCCATCGGCGAACTGGCTCTGGAACTGCCGCGAGAGGAGGATCGCCACTATCCCCAGGGCGCGATGGCGGCGCATGTCATGGGCTACGTCGCGGCCGACGGTCACGGCCGTGTCGGGATGGAAGCGGTGCTGGACGAGCAATTGACGGACCCGGCGCGGCGCGCGACGCCCGTGGCGTTGTCGATTGACACGCGGGTGCAGGGCGCGCTGGAAGACGAATTGCGGCGCGGGATGCTGGCCGTGAACGCGGTGGGCGCGGCGGGCGTGGTGCTGGATGTCGACACCGGTGAAGTGATGGCGCTCGCCTCCCTCCCCGAATTCGACCCCAATCATATCGACGCAGAAGGCCAGTCACGCATGTTCAACCGCGTGACCAACCAGGTCTACGAACTGGGAAGCACCTTCAAGCCGCTGACGGTCGCCGCCGCCATCGACAGCGGCAAGGTGACCAATCTGGCGCGCCGCTATCCGGCCAACCGGCCGATCGCCATCGGCGGCTTCCACATTCGCGACAGCCACACGATCGGGGCAAGCCTGAACGTGCCCGAGATGCTGATTCATTCGTCGAACATCGTGACCGCGCAGATCGTCGACGAGGTCGGCGCCGGCACGCTCAAGCGCTACATGGAAGATCTGGGCATGAACGAGCGGCCCTACATCGAACTGCCCGCTCGCGGCTTTCCCATCTGGCCGAGCGGCGACTGGCCGCGACTGCGGGCGATGACGGTGGGCTACGGGCACGGGATCGCGGTGACGCCGCTCCACCTAGCTTCGGCCTATGCGGCAATGGTCAATGGCGGCGTATGGCGCCCCGCGACCCTGCGCAAGCTCGCACCCGGCCAGGCACCGCGAGGCCGGCGCGTGTTCAAGGCCAGCACCAGCGCGCGGATGAACCAGTTGCTGCGCATGATCGCGGTCTATGGCACCGGCCGCAACGCGGATGCGCCCGGTTTTCGCGTCGGCGGCAAGACCGGGAGCGCGGAAAAGCCCGGAGCCGGCGGCTATCGCCGCTCCACGCTGGTATCGACCTTTGCCGCCGCCTTCCCGATGGACCGCCCGCGCTACGTCGTGATCGCCATGCTGGATGAACCGCAGGGCACCGTCGCCAGCAGCTTTCAGCGCACCGCCGCGTGGAACGCCGCGCCCATCGTGGGCCGCCTGGTGCCGCGTATCGGCCCGCAACTGGGCGTGTTGCCCGACGCCGATCGCGACATCGACCTCAGCGATCTCGAACCGCTGGTCGGGCACGACTGA
- a CDS encoding cysteine synthase A produces MNTAPVRTDTLDLIGNTPLVLLEGPSEAAGCEIWGKCEFTNPGASVKDRAALWIIRDAEARGELKPGGTVVEGTAGNTGIGIALVANALGYATVIVMPDNQSQEKMATLRALGAKLITVPPTKFADPNHFVHTSRRIAEETENAIWANQFDNVANRRAHIEGTAPEIWEQLGGRVDGFTCAVGTGGTLAGVGLGLKARDDAIRIALTDPHGAALYNYYANGELASEGSSVAEGIGQGRITANLEGAPVDTQFRIADEEGLEWVARMLREEGLCLGLSSGINVAGAVALGRQLVADGREDARVATILCDTGFRYLSTLYNAEWLESKGLPVFDWLRSD; encoded by the coding sequence ATGAATACCGCACCTGTTCGCACCGACACGCTTGACCTTATCGGCAACACGCCGCTCGTCCTGCTCGAAGGGCCGAGCGAGGCGGCGGGATGCGAGATCTGGGGAAAGTGCGAATTCACCAATCCGGGCGCTTCGGTGAAGGATCGCGCGGCGCTGTGGATCATCCGCGACGCCGAAGCGCGCGGCGAATTGAAGCCTGGCGGCACCGTGGTCGAGGGCACGGCGGGCAATACCGGCATCGGCATCGCGCTCGTCGCCAATGCACTGGGCTACGCGACGGTCATCGTGATGCCCGACAACCAGAGCCAGGAAAAGATGGCCACCTTGCGCGCGCTGGGTGCGAAGCTGATCACGGTACCGCCGACCAAGTTCGCCGATCCCAATCACTTCGTCCACACCAGCCGCCGCATCGCGGAGGAGACCGAGAACGCGATCTGGGCCAACCAGTTCGACAACGTCGCCAATCGCCGCGCGCATATCGAGGGCACCGCCCCCGAAATCTGGGAACAGCTGGGGGGCCGGGTGGATGGCTTCACCTGCGCGGTGGGGACCGGCGGCACGCTGGCGGGCGTGGGGCTGGGCCTCAAGGCGAGGGACGATGCCATCCGCATAGCGCTGACCGATCCGCACGGCGCGGCGCTATACAACTACTACGCCAACGGAGAGCTGGCATCGGAAGGCTCTTCCGTGGCCGAGGGGATCGGGCAGGGGCGCATCACCGCGAACCTCGAAGGGGCGCCGGTCGATACCCAGTTCCGCATCGCGGACGAGGAAGGCCTGGAATGGGTTGCCCGGATGCTGCGCGAGGAGGGGCTGTGCCTCGGCCTGTCGAGCGGGATCAACGTGGCCGGCGCGGTGGCGCTCGGCCGCCAGCTGGTCGCCGACGGGCGCGAGGACGCGCGCGTCGCGACGATCCTGTGCGATACGGGTTTCCGCTATCTCTCCACGCTCTACAATGCCGAGTGGCTGGAATCGAAGGGGCTGCCGGTGTTCGACTGGCTGCGTTCAGATTGA